One genomic segment of Alphaproteobacteria bacterium HT1-32 includes these proteins:
- the greA gene encoding transcription elongation factor GreA: protein MDKYPMTADGLKRLEDELRTLKIDERPAVIRAIATAREHGDLSENAEYHAARERQSFIEGRVAELESLISYAEVIDPSKLSGNTVKFGATVELYDEDADEDVTYQIVGSHEADIAEGRLSITSPLARGLIGREVGDSVEVSAPGGAKSYEISKIKYV, encoded by the coding sequence ATGGATAAGTATCCAATGACCGCGGACGGGCTTAAACGCCTGGAAGATGAACTGCGGACTCTGAAGATTGATGAACGCCCGGCGGTCATCCGGGCAATTGCAACAGCGCGCGAGCATGGCGATCTCTCTGAGAACGCCGAGTATCATGCTGCGCGTGAACGACAGAGCTTTATTGAAGGCCGTGTTGCCGAACTTGAATCGCTGATTTCCTATGCGGAGGTCATTGATCCGTCGAAGCTGTCCGGCAACACCGTCAAATTCGGTGCGACGGTCGAGCTGTATGACGAAGACGCTGATGAGGATGTCACCTATCAGATTGTCGGCAGTCATGAAGCGGATATCGCGGAAGGGCGTCTGTCCATCACGTCACCGCTGGCCCGCGGTCTGATTGGCCGCGAAGTTGGCGACAGTGTCGAGGTGAGTGCACCCGGTGGCGCCAAGTCCTACGAGATCAGCAAGATCAAATACGTCTGA
- the ppk2 gene encoding polyphosphate kinase 2, which produces MPQSQPQSPHRTRAKPDADTIRHAFESGEYPYAGRMGRKAYEKQKTKLQVELLKVQRWAQDTSQRIVVLFEGRDAAGKGGAIKRFMEHMNPRYARVVALTKPSEEERTQWYFQRYVQHLPHAGEMVLFDRSWYNRAGVERVMGFCSPSEYLEFMRQCPQFEQMLVRSGIILFKFWFSVTQDEQLKRFKARETDPLKTWKLSPIDLASLDKWQEYTEAKEAMFFHTDTADAPWTVVKSDDKKRARLNCMRHFLHELPYHGKDHSVLGHVDPLIVGPSAHVISGNGGIPGGGD; this is translated from the coding sequence ATGCCGCAGTCACAGCCGCAATCGCCACACCGGACGCGGGCGAAACCGGATGCTGATACCATTCGCCATGCCTTCGAATCGGGTGAATATCCCTATGCCGGACGCATGGGCCGCAAGGCCTACGAGAAGCAAAAGACCAAACTGCAGGTTGAACTGCTGAAGGTTCAGCGCTGGGCGCAGGATACCTCGCAGCGCATTGTTGTGCTGTTTGAGGGCCGTGATGCGGCAGGCAAGGGCGGGGCGATCAAGCGTTTCATGGAGCATATGAACCCTCGATATGCCCGTGTTGTCGCCCTGACGAAGCCGTCAGAGGAAGAACGCACCCAGTGGTATTTCCAGCGTTATGTCCAGCATCTGCCGCATGCCGGTGAAATGGTGCTGTTTGACCGGTCCTGGTACAATCGTGCCGGGGTTGAACGGGTGATGGGTTTCTGTTCGCCGTCGGAATATCTCGAATTCATGCGGCAATGTCCGCAGTTTGAACAGATGCTGGTGCGGTCCGGAATCATCCTCTTCAAGTTCTGGTTTTCGGTCACGCAGGATGAGCAGCTCAAGCGTTTCAAAGCCCGTGAAACCGACCCGCTGAAGACCTGGAAGCTGTCACCGATTGATCTGGCGTCACTGGACAAATGGCAGGAATATACCGAGGCTAAGGAAGCGATGTTCTTCCATACCGACACCGCCGATGCGCCCTGGACTGTGGTGAAATCGGACGACAAGAAGCGCGCCCGGCTGAACTGCATGCGCCACTTCCTGCATGAACTGCCCTATCACGGCAAAGACCATTCGGTCCTCGGCCATGTCGATCCCCTGATTGTCGGGCCAAGTGCCCATGTGATCAGTGGAAACGGCGGGATTCCCGGCGGGGGCGACTGA
- the msrP gene encoding protein-methionine-sulfoxide reductase catalytic subunit MsrP: protein MLIKKRKSWEMPESQATSESLFHDRRRLVKTIATGPILASGAAALLAGCDSGEAVATEIEVDPTADMYPVQRNLAYRLDREITEEKLATTYNNFYEFGTSKNIWVQAQALPLRPWEITIDGMVDKEMTLGFDDLIKKVQLEERLYRHRCVEAWSMAVPWSGFTMKQLVALASPKSGAKYVKMTTFQDPKVAPGQNYFFQPWPYVEGLTIEEAQNDLTFIATGLYGKAIPKQNGAPLRLVTPWKYGFKSIKSIVRFTFTDVQPVSFWETLQDKEYGFYANVNPKVSHPRWSQATEQVLGQDGRVPTKLYNGYTEQVAHMYPSTEDRKYFY from the coding sequence ATGCTGATCAAGAAACGTAAAAGCTGGGAAATGCCGGAAAGTCAGGCAACGTCGGAAAGTCTGTTTCACGACCGCCGCCGACTGGTGAAAACCATCGCGACCGGGCCGATACTGGCATCTGGTGCTGCGGCCCTGCTGGCCGGTTGTGACTCAGGTGAGGCCGTGGCCACCGAGATTGAGGTTGATCCGACGGCTGATATGTATCCGGTTCAGCGTAATCTGGCCTACCGGCTGGATCGCGAGATCACCGAGGAAAAGCTCGCGACCACCTATAACAATTTCTATGAGTTCGGCACCTCGAAAAACATCTGGGTGCAGGCACAGGCGCTGCCGCTTCGCCCTTGGGAAATTACCATCGACGGAATGGTCGACAAGGAAATGACCCTGGGCTTTGACGACCTGATCAAGAAGGTGCAGCTGGAAGAGCGACTCTATCGCCATCGCTGCGTTGAGGCCTGGTCGATGGCGGTGCCCTGGTCAGGTTTCACCATGAAGCAGCTTGTTGCGCTGGCCAGTCCGAAATCCGGGGCGAAATACGTCAAGATGACGACTTTTCAGGATCCGAAAGTTGCCCCCGGTCAGAACTATTTCTTCCAGCCCTGGCCCTATGTGGAAGGCCTGACCATTGAAGAAGCGCAGAACGATCTGACCTTCATCGCGACCGGTCTGTACGGCAAGGCGATCCCGAAGCAGAACGGTGCGCCACTGCGACTGGTGACGCCCTGGAAATATGGCTTCAAGAGCATCAAGTCGATTGTGCGTTTTACCTTTACCGATGTGCAGCCGGTCTCATTCTGGGAGACCCTGCAGGACAAGGAATATGGCTTCTACGCCAATGTGAATCCGAAAGTCAGCCATCCGCGATGGAGCCAGGCAACCGAACAGGTGCTGGGTCAGGACGGTCGGGTGCCGACGAAGCTGTATAACGGCTATACGGAGCAGGTCGCCCATATGTATCCGTCAACCGAGGACCGGAAGTACTTCTACTGA
- a CDS encoding RNA-binding S4 domain-containing protein, giving the protein MNETEDTLRIDKWLWHARFFKSRTLAAKFVSAGHLRIDGATVSKAHFMIRPGHVLTFPLGNHIRIIRVEKLGERRGPAPEAQLLYHDLDPPELRVARSPETPLVPVRDAGAGRPTKKERRAIDRLRADSGVSD; this is encoded by the coding sequence ATGAACGAGACGGAAGACACGCTGCGTATCGACAAGTGGCTCTGGCATGCCCGCTTTTTCAAAAGCCGCACGCTGGCCGCAAAATTTGTCTCGGCCGGTCATCTGCGAATTGATGGCGCAACCGTCTCAAAAGCCCATTTCATGATCCGGCCCGGCCATGTACTGACCTTCCCGCTCGGCAACCATATCCGTATTATCCGTGTCGAGAAACTCGGTGAGCGGCGCGGTCCGGCACCGGAGGCACAGTTGCTGTATCACGATCTTGACCCGCCCGAACTGCGTGTAGCCCGCTCACCGGAAACACCGCTGGTGCCGGTACGTGACGCCGGGGCCGGGCGACCGACCAAGAAGGAACGACGCGCCATCGACCGTCTGCGGGCCGACAGCGGCGTCTCTGACTGA
- a CDS encoding disulfide oxidoreductase, whose translation MNGENPVVTAVLGPTNTGKTHLAIERMLGHATGVIGFPLRLLARENYDRICKLRGPGQVALITGEEKIIPKRPRWYVCTVESMPVDLPLDFLAIDEIQLCADRERGHIFTDRLMHARGTRETMFLGAETIRPMIRRLAPDAVFETRNRLSTLSYAGSKKISRLPARCAVVAFGIDDVYAIAELIRRQRGGAAIVMGALSPRTRNAQVAMFQAGEVDYLVATDAIGMGLNMAIDHVAFASLAKFDGRRRRYLAAPELAQIAGRAGRSMNDGTFGVTGDCPPIDADLVDRIESHEFDPERRLYWRNTDLDFRNADSLLSSLTAPPPRRELQRSPDGDDVIALQILARDPDIRKMANDPEIVRLLWDVCQIPDFRKVMGEAHSRMLARMFNWLADGDRVVPEDWMATQIDRLDRDDGDISTLMGRIAGIRTWTYVAYRSDWLKDAEVWRERSRAVEDKLSDALHDRLTQRFVDKRTAHLVKRLNDDENIPLLAAVSRDGAVTVEGHHIGQLDGFRFRADEAETLGGKRTVANAARRALRLEIRRRITAMGQTDSNRYSLSDDGTILWGDDSIGRLTRSSDLLAPDVMVYDSDLFEAGDREQVTRHLREWLNDYLTRHLASLLKLRDPDLKGTARGLAYQLSEALGTLPTRAVSDLRKDISDHDRKGLARLGVRFGLETIYMPALLKPAAIAARAALWRCFHDEGPALLPPEGRVSFDLSDLGRRDYWYALGFATIRHEAHGFALRVDMLERIAAIARKLSWKGPFTANAEMASLAGGSLDAVVSILKSIGFRPRTTKEGIVFTATPRALGKQRKPKRHRPAGPQQKSPAVSSSPFAILQGVVGK comes from the coding sequence ATGAACGGTGAGAACCCGGTAGTGACCGCCGTGTTGGGTCCGACCAACACAGGCAAGACACATCTGGCCATAGAGCGGATGCTTGGACACGCGACCGGAGTCATCGGATTTCCGCTTCGCCTTCTGGCTCGCGAAAACTATGACCGGATCTGCAAGCTTCGCGGCCCCGGGCAGGTAGCCCTGATTACCGGTGAAGAGAAAATCATCCCGAAACGACCGCGCTGGTATGTCTGCACGGTCGAATCCATGCCTGTCGATCTGCCACTGGACTTCCTCGCCATTGATGAAATCCAGCTTTGTGCAGACCGCGAGCGCGGGCATATCTTCACAGACCGGCTGATGCATGCCCGCGGAACACGGGAAACCATGTTCCTCGGTGCCGAGACGATACGCCCGATGATCCGGCGGCTGGCACCGGATGCGGTCTTCGAGACCCGTAACCGACTGTCGACACTCAGCTATGCCGGATCAAAGAAAATCTCCCGCCTTCCGGCCCGATGTGCCGTCGTTGCCTTCGGCATTGACGATGTCTATGCCATCGCCGAACTGATCCGCCGCCAGCGGGGTGGCGCGGCTATTGTCATGGGCGCCCTCAGCCCGCGAACCCGCAATGCGCAGGTCGCCATGTTTCAGGCGGGCGAGGTCGACTATCTTGTCGCCACGGACGCTATCGGCATGGGCCTCAACATGGCAATCGACCATGTTGCCTTTGCCAGTCTGGCAAAGTTCGATGGCCGCCGCCGCCGTTATCTTGCCGCGCCGGAACTGGCGCAGATCGCCGGACGGGCCGGACGCAGCATGAATGACGGTACTTTCGGTGTCACCGGTGACTGCCCGCCGATAGATGCGGACCTGGTTGATCGGATAGAAAGCCATGAATTCGATCCGGAACGCCGCCTTTACTGGCGCAATACCGACCTTGATTTCCGCAATGCAGACAGCCTGCTGTCCAGCCTGACAGCCCCGCCGCCCCGTCGCGAGCTGCAACGGTCCCCGGATGGTGATGATGTCATCGCGCTGCAGATTCTCGCCCGGGATCCGGATATCCGGAAAATGGCGAACGATCCCGAAATTGTCCGCCTGCTCTGGGATGTCTGCCAGATACCTGACTTCCGGAAAGTCATGGGCGAGGCGCATAGCCGGATGCTGGCCCGCATGTTCAACTGGCTGGCCGATGGCGACCGTGTCGTGCCCGAAGACTGGATGGCAACGCAAATTGACCGGCTGGACCGTGACGATGGCGATATATCTACCCTGATGGGCCGCATTGCCGGTATCCGGACATGGACCTATGTCGCCTATCGCAGTGACTGGCTGAAAGATGCAGAAGTCTGGCGCGAACGGTCCCGGGCCGTGGAAGACAAGCTTTCCGACGCCCTGCATGACCGCCTGACCCAGCGGTTTGTCGACAAGCGGACTGCCCATCTGGTGAAACGCCTGAATGACGACGAAAACATCCCGCTGCTGGCTGCTGTCTCCCGTGATGGTGCCGTAACTGTGGAAGGGCATCATATCGGCCAGCTGGACGGTTTCCGGTTCCGTGCTGACGAGGCTGAGACACTGGGCGGCAAACGAACTGTCGCAAATGCGGCGCGACGTGCGCTCCGGCTTGAAATCCGCCGCCGCATCACCGCCATGGGACAGACTGACAGTAACCGTTATTCCCTGTCGGATGACGGCACCATCCTGTGGGGCGATGACAGCATCGGCCGGCTGACACGCAGCAGCGACCTGCTGGCCCCGGATGTCATGGTCTATGACAGTGATCTGTTTGAAGCCGGTGACCGGGAACAGGTGACCCGGCATCTGCGGGAATGGCTGAATGACTACCTGACCCGGCATCTGGCGTCATTGCTGAAACTCCGTGACCCTGATCTCAAAGGCACTGCACGCGGGCTTGCCTATCAGCTCAGCGAGGCTCTCGGCACTCTGCCGACCCGTGCGGTCAGTGATCTCAGAAAAGATATTTCAGACCATGACAGGAAAGGCCTGGCACGTCTCGGCGTGCGGTTCGGGCTGGAAACCATCTACATGCCGGCCTTGCTGAAGCCTGCCGCTATTGCCGCCCGTGCGGCGCTCTGGCGCTGTTTCCACGATGAAGGACCGGCCCTGCTGCCACCGGAAGGGCGGGTCTCGTTCGATCTGTCGGACCTTGGGAGACGGGATTACTGGTATGCCCTCGGCTTCGCCACCATACGCCACGAGGCCCATGGCTTTGCCCTGCGCGTCGATATGCTGGAGCGGATTGCCGCCATCGCCCGAAAACTCAGCTGGAAAGGCCCTTTCACGGCCAATGCCGAGATGGCCTCACTGGCGGGCGGAAGTCTCGACGCTGTCGTCTCGATCCTGAAATCCATCGGTTTTCGCCCCCGGACGACAAAGGAAGGTATTGTCTTCACGGCAACGCCACGCGCCCTTGGCAAGCAACGAAAACCAAAGCGCCACCGGCCAGCCGGACCCCAACAAAAATCGCCCGCTGTTTCATCTTCACCCTTTGCCATACTTCAGGGAGTTGTCGGTAAATGA
- a CDS encoding ABC transporter substrate-binding protein: MNGSGGFFRSLTLAAGAMLLAVAAQAAEVTDVAGRTVTVNTPVKRIILGEGRQIYAIAPLEKENPFEHVVGWKDDMILYDPDAYRKYLAKFPALADMANFGSPYAADFSVEKAIAVDADLVILNLGEYMKAQETGIIEKLEKAGIPVVFIDFRQRPTQNTVPSIQLLGRLLGKEKEAQAYNDFYLKQMRLVYTRTINKPEDKKPLVFVERAAGYNPNKCCSTFGSANLGRLVEEAGGRNWGSTMFTGFSGNINPEQLFITDPDIIIGTGANWSEAVPDTTAVLLGYEADMAMAQERMKALASRPGWETLKAVKAKQFYSMYHQFYNNPYHFVAVQAFAKWFYPEDFKDIDPNATMTELHDRFLPISNEGLFWAKLQ; the protein is encoded by the coding sequence ATGAATGGATCAGGCGGCTTCTTCCGAAGCCTCACCCTTGCTGCAGGGGCAATGCTGCTCGCAGTGGCTGCTCAGGCCGCAGAAGTTACCGATGTCGCTGGCCGGACTGTTACGGTCAACACGCCGGTGAAACGGATCATCCTCGGTGAGGGGCGTCAGATTTACGCCATCGCACCGCTGGAGAAGGAAAACCCGTTCGAACATGTGGTCGGCTGGAAAGACGACATGATCCTGTATGACCCGGATGCCTACCGGAAATATCTCGCAAAGTTTCCGGCACTTGCCGATATGGCAAATTTCGGGAGCCCCTATGCGGCTGATTTCAGTGTCGAGAAGGCGATTGCCGTCGATGCCGATCTGGTGATTCTGAACCTTGGCGAATACATGAAGGCTCAGGAAACCGGCATCATTGAGAAGCTGGAGAAAGCCGGAATTCCCGTGGTCTTCATCGATTTCCGTCAGCGCCCGACGCAGAACACAGTCCCCAGCATTCAGCTTCTGGGCCGGTTGCTTGGAAAAGAAAAAGAAGCGCAGGCCTATAACGACTTCTATCTGAAACAGATGCGGCTGGTTTATACGCGGACAATCAACAAGCCGGAAGACAAGAAGCCGCTGGTCTTTGTTGAGCGTGCGGCAGGCTACAATCCGAACAAATGCTGCAGCACGTTCGGTTCCGCCAATCTCGGACGCCTGGTTGAAGAAGCCGGTGGCCGGAACTGGGGTTCCACCATGTTCACCGGATTCAGTGGCAACATCAATCCGGAGCAGCTGTTCATAACCGACCCGGACATCATCATCGGTACCGGCGCAAACTGGTCAGAAGCAGTGCCTGATACAACGGCTGTTCTGTTGGGTTATGAAGCGGATATGGCGATGGCGCAGGAGAGGATGAAGGCGCTGGCATCCCGTCCGGGCTGGGAAACCCTGAAAGCGGTGAAGGCAAAGCAGTTCTATTCGATGTATCACCAGTTTTATAACAACCCCTACCATTTTGTCGCCGTTCAGGCTTTTGCGAAATGGTTCTATCCGGAAGACTTCAAGGATATCGATCCGAACGCCACGATGACTGAACTGCATGACAGGTTCCTGCCGATCAGTAACGAAGGCCTGTTCTGGGCAAAACTTCAGTAG
- a CDS encoding iron chelate uptake ABC transporter family permease subunit, which translates to MTETIETTGSGYRLTVRRRTLILVGGLLALLAALLADLFIGPGNFSPLTVIGTLFDPASYGVRMEVIVWDLRLPVALTALLVGVMLGVAGAQMQTILGNPLADPFTLGISSAASFGAALAIVLGIGLIPVAGHLLVTANAFLFALLTSGMLYFITRVRGVNAETMILVGIALLFTFNSLLALLQYGASETQLQQVVFWMMGSLGRASWPKIFGAVALLAVVLPLMLHRRWALTALRLGDDKAASLGVNVVRLRIEMLICISLLAATSVSFVGTVGFVGLVGPHIARILVGEDQRFFLPLSGLCGGLILSIASTVSKAIVPGVIYPIGIITSLIGIPFFISLVMKSRRRLW; encoded by the coding sequence ATGACCGAAACCATTGAGACAACCGGTAGCGGTTACCGTCTGACCGTTCGCCGGCGAACCCTGATTCTGGTTGGTGGCCTGCTGGCCTTGCTAGCTGCCTTGCTTGCTGATCTATTTATTGGTCCGGGTAATTTCAGCCCGCTTACGGTCATCGGCACTTTATTTGATCCGGCGTCATATGGCGTGCGGATGGAGGTCATTGTCTGGGATCTGCGCCTTCCCGTGGCACTGACCGCCTTGCTGGTCGGTGTGATGCTGGGGGTCGCCGGCGCACAGATGCAGACCATTCTGGGCAACCCTCTGGCCGATCCCTTTACACTCGGTATTTCATCTGCCGCCAGTTTCGGGGCGGCGCTGGCCATTGTGCTGGGTATCGGCTTGATCCCGGTTGCCGGGCATCTGCTGGTCACGGCAAATGCTTTCCTGTTCGCTCTGCTCACCTCGGGGATGCTCTATTTTATCACCCGCGTGCGGGGGGTGAATGCGGAGACGATGATTCTGGTCGGTATTGCCTTGCTGTTCACCTTCAATTCGCTTCTGGCGCTGCTTCAGTACGGCGCGTCAGAGACCCAGCTACAGCAGGTTGTGTTCTGGATGATGGGCAGTCTGGGGCGTGCAAGCTGGCCGAAAATCTTTGGTGCGGTTGCCTTGCTGGCCGTAGTTCTGCCGCTGATGCTGCATCGTCGATGGGCGCTGACCGCCCTGCGGCTTGGTGACGACAAGGCGGCAAGTCTTGGCGTTAATGTGGTGCGGCTTCGCATCGAGATGCTGATCTGCATTTCACTGCTGGCGGCGACCTCCGTTTCCTTTGTCGGTACGGTCGGTTTTGTCGGCCTGGTTGGACCACATATCGCCCGCATTCTGGTTGGCGAGGACCAGCGTTTCTTCCTGCCGTTGTCAGGTCTTTGCGGCGGGCTGATCCTGTCGATTGCCTCGACGGTCTCGAAAGCCATCGTGCCGGGAGTGATCTATCCCATCGGGATCATCACCTCCCTGATCGGTATTCCCTTCTTCATCAGTCTGGTTATGAAATCCCGCAGGAGGCTCTGGTAA
- a CDS encoding ATP-binding cassette domain-containing protein, whose translation MSLDISGLSAGYGAHRVLDDVTINDLKPGEVIAIIGPNAAGKSTLFRTIAGLIRPLGGQICFAGQDVATMPPAERAAHIFYMPQVFAMNAVLSVFEVVLLALKQSGRATVSADDIGTVEMALDRLGISRLADRIVSELSGGQQQLVSIAQALVRAPSVMLLDEPTSALDLRHQIDVLQRVGAATRERGSVSLVALHDLNLAARFADRIILMGQGRVVSDGSPVEVLSSARIQEIYGVTVETGFTASGQLYVAPLDTMPAAVAAE comes from the coding sequence ATGTCATTGGATATCAGTGGATTGAGTGCCGGTTATGGTGCGCATCGCGTTCTTGATGATGTCACCATCAATGATCTGAAACCGGGGGAGGTGATCGCCATCATCGGCCCGAATGCGGCGGGCAAGTCGACCCTGTTCCGGACAATCGCCGGGCTCATCAGGCCGCTGGGCGGGCAGATCTGTTTTGCCGGTCAGGATGTGGCTACCATGCCTCCGGCAGAACGCGCCGCGCATATCTTTTACATGCCGCAGGTCTTTGCCATGAATGCGGTTCTCAGTGTGTTCGAAGTGGTTCTGCTGGCCCTGAAGCAATCAGGCCGGGCAACGGTTTCTGCCGATGATATCGGAACGGTGGAGATGGCGCTGGACCGTCTCGGAATATCCCGTCTGGCTGACCGGATTGTCAGTGAACTGAGTGGCGGCCAGCAGCAACTGGTCTCCATCGCTCAGGCGCTGGTGCGTGCGCCATCGGTGATGCTGCTGGATGAGCCGACAAGTGCGCTGGACCTTCGCCATCAGATTGATGTGCTGCAACGTGTCGGTGCGGCAACCCGCGAGCGGGGGTCGGTCAGTCTGGTGGCTTTGCACGACCTCAATCTGGCGGCCCGCTTTGCGGACCGGATCATCCTGATGGGGCAGGGACGGGTGGTCAGTGATGGCAGCCCGGTCGAGGTGCTGTCTTCGGCCCGGATTCAGGAGATTTATGGGGTCACTGTTGAAACCGGTTTTACGGCCTCCGGACAGCTCTATGTGGCACCACTGGATACCATGCCGGCGGCTGTTGCTGCCGAGTAA
- the htpG gene encoding molecular chaperone HtpG — protein MAKSKLKFKAETAKLLDIVINSLYSDKDIFLRELISNASDACDKLRYEALTNEALLEGDGDLKLRLSVDKDAGTITLADNGIGMNRDDLVENLGTIAKSGTEAFRKAIESGEDKSVALIGQFGVGFYSAFMVAEKVEVKSRKAGDSEGWIWISEGAGTFTVDSAPDATRGAEITLHLRESAENYLDPFKLRQIVKTYSDHIALPIVMAGEDGEDETLNTASAIWTRSQSEISADDYKEFYNHVGRTMDDPWLTMHNKVEGVIEYTNLLFVPTEKPFDLFEAERKQHLKLYVRRVFITDDCPELLPAYMRFVRGVVDSQDLPLNVSRETLQANPVIAKIKSGLVKRILGELKKKAEKAPEEYAKFWGNFGALMKEGLYEDYTSRDDLLALARFRTTGSDELVSLADYVGRMKEGQDQIFYISGDDTDSIHLSPQLEGFKAKGVEVLLLTDPVDEFWIPSVGVYEGNAFTSVTRGSSGLDKITSSDEEKAEEDKADTPDTAMLIARFKVALGEQVKDIRASTRLTDSACCLVADEGDADMHLERLLRRHNQVEKQSSRIFEINPKHPMIKRLGEIVETQPDNVDEAARLLLDQARIVEGETVTDPVAFAKRLTNMMTRGLVG, from the coding sequence ATGGCCAAATCGAAGCTTAAATTCAAAGCCGAGACAGCGAAGCTGCTCGATATCGTTATCAACTCGCTTTACTCCGACAAGGATATCTTCCTGCGGGAACTGATCTCCAACGCCTCGGATGCCTGCGACAAATTACGGTACGAAGCGCTGACGAACGAGGCGCTGCTTGAAGGTGACGGAGATCTGAAACTGCGGTTGTCCGTTGATAAGGATGCGGGAACCATCACGCTGGCCGATAACGGTATCGGCATGAACCGGGATGATCTGGTCGAGAATCTCGGTACCATTGCGAAATCCGGAACAGAAGCTTTCCGCAAGGCGATCGAAAGCGGCGAAGATAAAAGCGTCGCTCTGATCGGCCAGTTCGGGGTGGGTTTCTATTCTGCCTTCATGGTGGCTGAAAAGGTTGAGGTGAAGTCCCGGAAGGCGGGTGACAGTGAAGGCTGGATCTGGATATCGGAAGGCGCGGGCACCTTCACCGTGGACAGTGCACCGGATGCAACCCGTGGTGCGGAAATTACCCTGCATCTTCGCGAGAGCGCGGAAAATTATCTCGATCCGTTCAAGCTCCGCCAGATCGTAAAGACCTATTCAGATCACATTGCACTGCCCATCGTGATGGCAGGTGAAGACGGTGAAGATGAGACCCTGAATACGGCTTCGGCAATCTGGACCCGATCGCAGAGCGAGATTTCCGCCGATGATTACAAGGAATTCTACAACCATGTCGGCCGGACCATGGATGACCCGTGGCTCACGATGCACAACAAGGTTGAAGGTGTCATCGAATATACGAACCTGCTGTTCGTACCGACAGAAAAGCCGTTCGACCTGTTCGAGGCTGAACGTAAACAGCATCTGAAACTTTATGTCCGCCGCGTTTTCATCACCGATGACTGCCCGGAACTGCTGCCCGCTTATATGCGTTTTGTCCGGGGTGTGGTGGATTCGCAGGATCTGCCTCTGAATGTCAGCCGTGAGACCCTGCAGGCCAATCCGGTCATCGCCAAGATCAAGTCCGGTCTTGTGAAACGCATTCTCGGCGAACTGAAGAAGAAGGCAGAGAAGGCCCCGGAAGAATATGCGAAATTCTGGGGCAATTTCGGCGCCCTGATGAAGGAAGGTCTCTACGAAGACTATACCAGCCGTGATGATCTTCTGGCGCTGGCCCGGTTCCGTACCACCGGCTCCGATGAGCTGGTCTCGCTGGCTGATTATGTTGGCCGGATGAAGGAAGGTCAGGACCAGATTTTCTATATCTCCGGCGATGACACGGACTCGATCCATCTCAGCCCGCAGCTTGAAGGCTTCAAGGCGAAGGGCGTTGAGGTGCTGTTGCTGACCGATCCGGTTGATGAATTCTGGATTCCCTCGGTCGGTGTCTATGAAGGCAATGCCTTCACCTCCGTGACCCGTGGTTCTTCCGGCCTCGACAAGATCACGTCCAGCGATGAGGAGAAGGCGGAAGAAGACAAGGCTGATACGCCGGATACCGCCATGCTGATCGCCCGTTTCAAGGTCGCACTTGGTGAACAGGTGAAGGATATCCGCGCCTCGACCCGCCTGACCGACAGCGCCTGCTGTCTGGTCGCCGACGAAGGCGATGCTGACATGCATCTGGAGCGGTTGCTCCGCCGTCATAATCAGGTGGAGAAGCAATCCAGCCGTATCTTTGAGATCAACCCGAAGCATCCGATGATCAAACGCCTCGGAGAGATAGTCGAAACCCAGCCGGACAATGTCGATGAAGCAGCCCGTCTGCTGCTTGATCAGGCCCGCATTGTTGAAGGTGAAACCGTCACCGACCCGGTCGCTTTTGCCAAACGCCTGACCAACATGATGACCCGCGGTCTGGTGGGGTAG